The genomic DNA CGTCATCAAAGTGAATATGACCTGGGTTCATTATCTTAATATCGCTGTCCAACTGGCAGTCGATGcgctatttattaaattgGTCTGTCATGACTCGTCTGGATCACTGGATTTGATGCCTTTCtattatcttcttctcagtGCTTTCCTAGCTGGGTCTCTACACCCAATTGCTGGTCATTTCATTGCCGAGCATTACGTGCTCGATGCTCCGAAAGAATACGACTTAAAGAAAACTGCTCTTCCTGAGACATATTCGTATTATGGCTGGTTGAATGTCTTTGTATACAATGCTGGTTACCACAACGAGCACCACGACTTCCCATACATTCCGTGGTCCCGTATCAAGACTTTACATACCATTGCAAGTGAGTTCTACGACCCGCTTCCCTCTTACACATCTTGGATCTATGTCATCTATAGATTTGTCTTTGATGAAAACGTTTCTCTGTGGTGTCGTGTGAAGCGTTCTAACATCAAAGCAAATAAGGGAGACGACCAGCCTTAGACGAGCTATTTCCTTTCCTTCATTCAATTGTATATAACTGGATCATATATGAGTATAGACATTTTTTCGTAAATTTTGACCCGGACAGTTTTCGGCAGGTAGGACTTGCCAGATTGAATGACCGTGTCAGAACCTTCTGTGACATCTGTGTGAAAGCACAATCAGAAGAGAGTGAGTCCACTTTCTGAGCATTTTAAGATGCTACTATACTCGGCTAGAGCCCGAGTCACTGGGTATATGGTCGCGTccaattaaaaaaaaatcaactATGTACAAATATTTTATAGATATCAGACTATTTTTTAATGCTGCGATCGAAACCAGCATACTCGCCACGATCGATGGCAGCCTCAATTCGCCGCTCTTGATCCAGCAGCGCTTCATATTGTAAGCGACGCTCGTACTTGAGTAAGGCTCGGTCCGTCTTGAAACTACCTCCTGCTAAGATAAATGACAGCTGGATATAGGTTTTGAATTGCGTAGTAAGAGTGTTTCTATAGACGGGCCAGAAACGGTGTGCCAGTACCCCGAACACAATGCCAACCACACCACCTTGGAGTCCTCCTATAAGCGAGCTGCGGATAATCTACGGATATCCCATGTTAGCAAGTGACAATTGCTCTGTTAATGAATGATTGAATACACTCAGTCGTAGTCAAATGTTGACTGCTGCACTTACGACATCGACCGCACCTTCGACCTTGGAAGGCTCATGGTGCGCCGGCCTCATTTTGTAGAAATATTAGATCAGATTCGCATCTCATGCCACTGCATAAGAAATCAGGATCCATAAATGAGTCTGCAGCTGCCGCAAGGCTGTAAATTGCCGACCCACCAGTTCGATATTTCCTGTCCTCTTATCCAGACTGACTTTTCATATGAAATTCGACAGGGCTTCGGGCTATAGACATGAGTTCTGGTCTGCGACTGAGGTAATTCAGACTCCGAAGAGCTTTGGCCGCAATATGTGCTGCATAGGTTCAGGAAAATAATTACAAGGGAAAGGAAAAATATCTACATAAAACCCATTCTTTCAGTAACACCAAAATACGTAGGTTTCGATGAGTTGTGTTGACTTATAACCAGTTGTCCGACCCCCAATTCCAGAGCGGCGgcgacgtaacgactcgagcgcagcgagaggagccacggggtctggagcgaagccccagctgccggaggcatacccaCCGGTAACACTGGAGGAATAAGTCGGCCAAACCTGTAATGGTGTTGGTAGATAATTTGGTACTATTTCTTGTGGTGTCGTAAACATAAAGTTGGAGAGTCGTTTAGAGGTGGAAGTGTTTGTTCTTGTCAATTGTACGGATACTAGATTGTCAGAGATAGATTGGTCGGTGTATAGTGTTcagatattttatttgtgaTAAAGTTGTCATTTACGGTTTCGATAGACTGGCTCTCCCTCTAGTTTCAATGCAAGTATCCATACGTCTCAGGACGTTAAATTGATCTGGAATATGTGCAGCTGTCTGCAAGATAAGGTTGGTTCCTTGCATATCATGTACGAAGAGATCGACTACTGCAACAGTCTTGAGCTACTGGTATTGAGATCGTGAATGGCAACGATATAAATCATGCGTGCTTAGTTGCTGAGTGGGCTGAGTTCAAGATTATGGGGTCTTCGCGGTTAAACTAGCAACGATTGATGAGTgagatttttatttcagtGGAAAAAATTTCCAGATCTCGTATTTAGACTGTACATCCATTGCTTCttgaaaaattatttaaTCCATTAGTAAAGGCATCTTTCCCGCTTTTCTCTCGTTTTGTAATGTCCAGTCTTCGTCGATGATGTTCATATCATATGCCAGTGAACCGAGGTTACCTGGACTCAAGTAATACAAAATCCAGATTAATATCTTGCCAATTGCCCAATTGCTGTGTCCGCTAATGTCAGTCAGTTCAACGGCTCGATGCACACAATGAAAATGCTTTGGTTTTGAAATAAGTGTTTCCTTTTTAGAATTAGATAATAACCGTTGAGCCGTTGAGTTTGCATGGGCTTATGCGCACGACAGGAGATAGCTGGCTTGCATTGGTCAACCTCCTGCCAACATCCACAAATATATTAGAACGAAATTGGCTGGAAAAATTCGTTGAAAATTTCTATCTGAATCTTTCGTTACAAGGGTGAGATCTAAGGCAAGGTCAGGAATAATCGAAGAGAAAGATTAGGAAACCTCGCACGGCTGTGCCGTTATATTGTTCCCGTCTTGGAAGAATAATTAGTAAGATATCCTAGGATTTCTCTGAATATTTGCTCTTAGCCGAATCTTACATGGTAGACATTCTCTAATTAGAGCACTGGCTTAGAGTATCCTTAGAATTTTTAAATTTGCTGCTGTAAAGCTAGTATTCGAAATCTGTCATACCCTGGTCTATAAGCGGTAGGTTTTGAGACACTGTAGAATAAAGGCCCCGTTCGACACTTGCTTTAGAGAAGAATTATAGAACTTAGCTGTGACCGACCAGCTAGTGATCTAATAAATTCAGTTCTCCTCACGGATTTTTATCCCAAAATAGGCAAATCGGTTGTTTTGATGAAATAGGACTTGTGCGAAAACCGTGTCGATTATGTCGAGTTCAATCAGTAGCGATTCTAATGCGACAACGGGGTCGCCCGTGTCCTCAAATGGTTCAAGCACTACCCTAGTCAATGATAGCTCCTCAGCAAACACAACTAGTAACTCGACACATGACACAAAAGATGTGGATGCTCTTGACTCGTCCAAGAAACCCGAAAGAACTACCAAGGAAAGAGTTGATTCTGGAAAACCAAATCATAAGCCAGAAACTTTAGTTCCAGGTCAGAATGTTTGGATTTTCTCTATGGCTCAAGTCGCCAAATCCCCTAGCGCTAAAGACGGCATTCCCACGAAACATGAGTTTATTCAGCGTGCCAAAGGCGTTAATTTCATAATTGTGACTGGCACACAGCTGCGACTGCCTCCAATGACAATTTACGCAGCAGCTTTGTTTCTTCATAGATTCTATCTTCGACATTCATTAAAAAAGTTCCATATATACGAAGTTGGAGCAGCGTGTTTATTTTTAGCGACCAAGGTCGAGGAGTCTAATCGTCGTCTGAAAGATGTGGCCATCGCATGTACAAGAGTGGCATCTAAAGATATGAATAAAGTAGTTGACGAGCAGTCCAAAGACTACTGGAAATGGCGGGACACGATTATTTATAACGAAGAATTAGCTCTGGAAGCGTTATGTTTTGATTTGACACTAAAATCTCCTTACGAAATCTGCACTGAATTGATGATCAAGCATGAAATGGAGCTAGTAGAACCTGTACGAAAGGCCGGTCAGCATTTTATACACGATTCGTGTAAAACGGTGCTGGGACTTATTTACAGTGCCGAAGTTATCGCTGCCGCTGCATTCTACTGGGCAGTAAGGTCTACAGGAACCAAGATTGATCTAAAGCCAAAGAATGGCGAAG from Sugiyamaella lignohabitans strain CBS 10342 chromosome D, complete sequence includes the following:
- a CDS encoding cyclin Pch1, coding for MSSSISSDSNATTGSPVSSNGSSTTLVNDSSSANTTSNSTHDTKDVDALDSSKKPERTTKERVDSGKPNHKPETLVPGQNVWIFSMAQVAKSPSAKDGIPTKHEFIQRAKGVNFIIVTGTQLRLPPMTIYAAALFLHRFYLRHSLKKFHIYEVGAACLFLATKVEESNRRLKDVAIACTRVASKDMNKVVDEQSKDYWKWRDTIIYNEELALEALCFDLTLKSPYEICTELMIKHEMELVEPVRKAGQHFIHDSCKTVLGLIYSAEVIAAAAFYWAVRSTGTKIDLKPKNGEENKLLGVKKQHVYDAVNMMADFYSTLQETVLSSERKNKYTRMTPSNKRKASDSSSSTSKKNKPDEAQTVPV